TCCGGTAAAGCCTATTAACAATACACCAATTAATAATACCCATTGTAAAAGATTAGATGATATACTTACTACCGGAACCATACTGCTTCTTAACTGAAGCCAGTTATAAGATTTTGCCTGTTGTACGGCATGTCCACATTCGTGCGCCGCTACAGCCGCGGCTGCTACGCTTCGGCTATAGTATACATCTGTACTTAAATTAACGGTTTTATCTGATGGATTGTAATGATCTGTTAGTTGTCCTTCGGTACTCATCACCTTCACGTCGTATATCCCATTATCATGTAGCATTCTTTCTGCTACCTCTTTGCCCGATAAACCTGAGCTAAGTTGCATTTCAGCATACTTAGAAAACTTATTTCTAAATCGCCATTGTACAAACATGCTCAGCAATAGTACCGGGATGATTAATATTAAATAAACTCCCATTTTCTTTCTGTATGTTTTTCGTTTAACACATATCAAAAAGCGTTCCCATATTATTTGACTGTTAAAAAATGGTACATTTATACTATGCCAACAGTATTTTCATATTGGGAGAAGGAGTCATTTTTTACTTACGATATCATTATTATCGGTAGTGGAATTGTGGGTTTAAATGCTGCCATACAACTTAGAAAAACTGCTCCGGCTTTAAAAATTGCTATACTCGAAAGGGGCTTTTTACCAACAGGCGCCAGCACCAAAAATGCGGGTTTTGCATGCTTTGGTAGCATTTCTGAACTGATTGAGCAAGAAGCATGTACTGGTTTAGATGGCCTGGCACTCCTTATAGAAAAACGCTGGAAAGGCCTGCTTAAACTGCGCAATTTATTAGGAGATAAAACCATTGATTACCAATGTTTAGGAGGGTACGAATTATTTAAAAATGATGACATTTTTCTGGCTGACAAATGTGTATCCAAAATTGAACATTATAACCGTCTCATTAACGATATTATTGGAGCTAATGCTTTTGCCCATGCCAATAAGAAAATTGGTTCCTTTGGTTTTAAAGGTATCATAACTTTAATCGAAAATAGGTACGAAGCACAGATTGATAGCGGTAAAATGATGTCTGCCTTAATTCAATATGCACAAAAACTCGGCGTTAGTATATTTAATAATTGTCTGGTAGATCAGATTCAGGAAAAAAACAAGGCTATACAGTTGGTAACCAAAAACGGAAACTTTTTCTGTAAACGGCTAATTGTAACTACCAATGCCTTTGTAAAAGATTTATTTCCCGATGTTGATGTTAATCCCGGCCGTGGCCAGGTTTTAATTACCAAACCCATTAAAGATTTAAAAATAGCAGGTACC
The nucleotide sequence above comes from Pedobacter riviphilus. Encoded proteins:
- a CDS encoding zinc metallopeptidase — its product is MGVYLILIIPVLLLSMFVQWRFRNKFSKYAEMQLSSGLSGKEVAERMLHDNGIYDVKVMSTEGQLTDHYNPSDKTVNLSTDVYYSRSVAAAAVAAHECGHAVQQAKSYNWLQLRSSMVPVVSISSNLLQWVLLIGVLLIGFTGNPIVLAIGVVGLALVTIFSIITLPVEFDASNRALAWLKNNNGVMQTQEENAQAKDALWWAAMTYVVAAVGALANLLYYASMLFGRSRD
- a CDS encoding NAD(P)/FAD-dependent oxidoreductase; the protein is MPTVFSYWEKESFFTYDIIIIGSGIVGLNAAIQLRKTAPALKIAILERGFLPTGASTKNAGFACFGSISELIEQEACTGLDGLALLIEKRWKGLLKLRNLLGDKTIDYQCLGGYELFKNDDIFLADKCVSKIEHYNRLINDIIGANAFAHANKKIGSFGFKGIITLIENRYEAQIDSGKMMSALIQYAQKLGVSIFNNCLVDQIQEKNKAIQLVTKNGNFFCKRLIVTTNAFVKDLFPDVDVNPGRGQVLITKPIKDLKIAGTFHYDKGYYYFRNINNRILLGGGRNINFKAEETTEFGQTEAVQLALEDLLKNVILPKVNYEIDYRWSGIMAFGKILEPLIEEIKPNIFCATRCNGMGIAIGAQTGEDVANLLLKS